From Delphinus delphis chromosome X, mDelDel1.2, whole genome shotgun sequence, a single genomic window includes:
- the GABRQ gene encoding gamma-aminobutyric acid receptor subunit theta gives MGIRGMLRAAVLLLLIRTWLAEGNDLNPTPKFHFFELSSTVPDVVLDLFNCKSCANEAMVHKILDRVLSKYDVRLRPNFGGAPVPVGVSIYVSSIEQISEMTMDYTITMFFHQTWKDPRLAYYETNLNLTLDYQMLEKFWVPDCYFLNSKDAFVHDVTVENRVFQLQPDGTVRYGIRLTTTAACSMNLQKFPLDKQTCKLEVESYGYTVEDILLYWEGNGNAIQGTEKLHIPQFSFLGKTMTSKEVFFYTGSYVRLIVRFLVKREVTSYLVQIYWPTVLTTVVSWISFWMNYESSAARVTVGLTSMLILNAINSHLRNKLPQFSCIKAIDIYMVVCFFFVFLSLLEYVYINYVFYSRRGPQRSQRQLRRAQRVMTRYRYQEAILSTVSLKDDQLHIEDENGSPPSRRVWAGLASPESLGSLASISEQAPLASSESLSSLSSLSDQSWLATAESLSDLPSTSEQAVPSYGICINDIDIDDSVIPTEIRNCAEAHGRAETCDPEDPEESSNSDESQDHGPSRKHLLVHSQRCVQEANYNLEEIHNTLDETHSTLHDICSLPDDVRVESGCLDLEKQLKYNVDSTCSLYGNVMGFDPDKNTDSESDDSSPPSPGCSFSKGFSSKLFHPDYIPKVDRCSRLLFPLAFVVFNIVYWVYHMY, from the exons ATGGGCATCCGTGGGATGCTGCGAGCCGCTGTGCTTCTGCTGCTCATCAGAACCTGGCTCGCGGAGGGCAACGACCTCAATCCCACCCCGAAGTTCCACTTCTTCGAGCTCTCCTCCACCGTGCCCGATGTCGTCCTGGACCTCTTCAACTG CAAAAGTTGTGCAAATGAAGCTATGGTTCACAAGATTTTGGACAGGGTGCTGTCGAAATATGATGTCCGTCTGAGGCCCAATTTTGGAG GTGCCCCTGTGCCAGTGGGAGTATCTATCTATGTCTCCAGTATTGAACAGATCTCAGAAATGACTATG GACTATACTATTACAATGTTTTTTCATCAGACCTGGAAAGATCCACGTTTAGCATACTATGAGACCAATCTGAACCTGACCCTGGACTATCAGATGCTTGAGAAGTTCTGGGTCCCTGACTGCTACTTTCTAAATAGCAAGGATGCTTTTGTGCATGATGTGACTGTAGAAAATCGCGTGTTTCAGCTTCAGCCAGATGGAACGGTGCGGTATGGCATCCG gCTCACCACCACAGCAGCTTGTTCCATGAATCTGCAAAAATTCCCTCTCGACAAGCAGACCTGCAAGCTGGAGGTGGAGAGCT ACGGCTACACAGTTGAAGACATCCTATTATACTGGGAAGGCAATGGGAATGCCATCCAGGGTACTGAGAAGCTGCACATCCCTCAGTTCAGTTTCCTAGGAAAGACGATGACTAGCAAAGAGGTGTTTTTCTACACAG GTTCCTATGTGCGCCTGATAGTGAGGTTCCTGGTCAAGAGGGAAGTCACCAGCTACCTTGTGCAGATCTATTGGCCTACTGTCCTCACCACTGTTGTTTCCTGGATATCATTTTGGATGAACTATGAATCCTCTGCAGCCAGGGTGACAGTAG GTTTGACTTCAATGCTCATCCTGAATGCCATCAACTCACATCTGCGGAATAAACTCCCCCAATTTTCCTGTATCAAGGCCATTGACATCTATATGGTCGTATGCTTCTTCTTTGTGTTCCTGTCCTTGCTAGAATATGTCTACATCAACTATGTTTTCTACAGCCGAAGAGGACCTCAGCGCTCTCAGAGGCAACTCAGAAGAGCCCAAAGAGTCATGACCCGCTACCGCTACCAAGAGGCGAT TCTATCCACTGTCTCCTTAAAGGATGACCAGTTGCACATAGAAGATGAAAATGGCTCTCCTCCCTCCAGACGGGTGTGGGCTGGCCTAGCAAGCCCAGAAAGCCTCGGCTCTCTAGCCTCCATCTCAGAGCAGGCACCTCTGGCCTCCTCAGAAAGCCTCAGCTCACTGTCTTCTCTCTCGGACCAGTCCTGGCTGGCCACTGCAGAAAGCCTGAGTGACCTGCCATCCACCTCAGAGCAGGCCGTGCCCAGCTATGGCATTTGCATTAATGATATTGATATTGATGACAGTGTTATTCCTACTGAAATCCGCAACTGTGCAGAGGCCCATGGCCGTGCTGAGACCTGTGACCCAGAAGACCCTGAAGAGAGCTCCAACTCCGATGAGAGCCAAGACCATGGCCCCAGTAGGAAGCATCTGCTTGTCCACAGCCAGAGGTGTGTGCAAGAAGCAAACTACAACCTTGAGGAGATCCATAACACCCTTGATGAGACCCATAGCACCCTTCATGACATTTGTAGCTTGCCTGATGACGTCAGAGTTGAGAGTGGCTGCCTTGACCTTGAGAAGCAACTCAAGTATAATGTTGACAGTACCTGCAGCCTTTATGGTAATGTTATGGGCTTTGATCCAGACAAGAACACTGACTCGGAGTCTGATGACAGTTCCCCCCCAAGCCCTGGGTGCTCCTTCAGTAAAGGGTTCTCTTCCAAGCTCTTTCACCCTGACTACATCCCTAAGGTCGACCGGTGCTCCCGgctcctcttccctcttgcctttgTGGTGTTCAACATTGTTTACTGGGTGTACCATATGTATTAG
- the LOC132418712 gene encoding melanoma-associated antigen 8-like: MSELRQPEADLEAPVPAQGPVEAPLLGAAGEEAASPSSSASPGAPSFSAYAEPLSREALVALMADLVGFLLVKFRTGEPTSEAEMLSTVLREHRDHFPVVFRLVCECLQLLFGVDVKVVDPRERTYVLVPTLGLTWDAVLRAGQRTPKAGLLVPVLGVITLFGDRAPEEEVWGMLGNMGVCAGRESCIYGEPRELLTKVWVQEGYLEYRQVPHSDPTHYEFLWGPRAYVETSKWQVLEHLLRINSMDPRFFPSVSAGSLSQCSSQSHVQQLLPWGRKGGCSFTLSLKRERSAF, from the coding sequence ATGAGTGAGCTCCGCCAGCCTGAGGCCGACCTTGAGGCCCCAGTCCCGGCCCAGGGTCCTGTGGAGGCGCCGCTGCTGGGGGCTGCGGGGGAGGAGGCCGCATCCCCCTCGTCCTCCGCCTCCCCTGGCGCCCCCTCCTTCTCCGCCTATGCCGAGCCCTTGTCCCGCGAGGCACTTGTTGCGCTGATGGCTGACCTGGTGGGGTTCCTGCTCGTCAAGTTTCGTACCGGGGAGCCGACCTCCGAGGCGGAGATGCTGAGTACGGTCCTCCGGGAGCATCGGGACCACTTCCCCGTGGTCTTCCGCCTCGTTTGCGAGTGCCTGCAGCTGCTGTTTGGCGTGGACGTGAAGGTGGTGGACCCCCGCGAGCGCACCTACGTCCTGGTCCCCACCCTGGGCCTCACCTGGGATGCAGTGCTGAGGGCCGGGCAGCGCACGCCCAAGGCCGGCCTCCTGGTGCCGGTCCTGGGTGTGATCACCCTGTTCGGTGACCGCGCCCCTGAGGAGGAGGTGTGGGGAATGCTCGGCAACATGGGGGTGTGTGCCGGGAGGGAGTCCTGCATCTATGGGGAGCCCAGGGAGCTGCTCACCAAAGTGTGGGTGCAGGAGGGCTACCTGGAGTACCGGCAGGTGCCCCACAGCGACCCTACCCACTACGAGTTCCTGTGGGGTCCCCGGGCCTACGTGGAGACCAGCAAGTGGCAGGTCCTGGAGCATCTGCTCAGGATCAATAGCATGGATCCCAGGTTCTTCCCATCCGTGTCTGCAGGGAGCCTGAGCCAGTGCAGCAGCCAGTCCCACGTCCAGCAGCTTCTCCCGTGGGGCAGGAAGGGGGGCTGCTCCTTCACTCTGAGTTTGAAGAGGGAGCGGTCAGCCTTCTAA